In Polynucleobacter ibericus, a genomic segment contains:
- a CDS encoding squalene/phytoene synthase family protein, with the protein MRAPKKPLISGQSADVAYQKAILGSVSRTFALTIPLLPPNIEKVVGNTYLLCRIVDTIEDAADLSAQAKQSLSALFLDAVLEKVPVETFVQPCLEALENYSNRDELDLIAHTPTVLRILHTCSNHDQEAVSRCVSIMSEGMSYFHGKQNQTGLQDLAEFEQYCYVVAGVVGELLTTIFSNHSPDFKARIAGHENLAIAFGQALQMTNILKDSPEDKARGVSWKPVNVSQADLLNIAYQKLQDSLDYILLIPKQEQGMRRFCFLAFGLAVMTLSKIANQKQFDNKDEVKLSRSSVMSFYSFTRWAVRSDLLMKSFFYFTSRSLAK; encoded by the coding sequence GTGAGAGCCCCTAAAAAACCCCTGATATCAGGCCAATCCGCCGACGTGGCTTATCAAAAAGCCATTCTAGGTTCCGTATCACGCACTTTTGCCCTTACTATCCCGTTACTGCCGCCAAACATCGAAAAGGTCGTCGGCAATACCTATTTGCTCTGCCGTATTGTTGACACTATTGAGGATGCGGCAGACTTAAGTGCGCAGGCTAAGCAATCACTATCGGCGCTCTTTCTGGATGCGGTGCTAGAAAAGGTCCCTGTAGAAACGTTTGTTCAGCCTTGTTTAGAAGCGTTAGAGAATTACAGTAACCGAGATGAGTTAGATTTAATTGCCCATACGCCAACTGTTTTGCGTATTTTGCATACCTGCTCTAACCATGACCAGGAAGCAGTGAGTCGCTGCGTTTCCATCATGTCTGAAGGTATGTCCTACTTTCATGGAAAACAGAATCAAACCGGCCTTCAAGACCTCGCTGAGTTTGAACAATATTGTTATGTAGTTGCAGGCGTCGTTGGAGAACTACTAACCACAATCTTTAGCAATCACTCCCCTGACTTTAAAGCCCGAATAGCGGGGCATGAAAACCTGGCAATCGCATTTGGTCAAGCACTTCAAATGACCAATATTCTCAAAGACTCTCCTGAGGATAAAGCGCGCGGCGTATCCTGGAAGCCAGTGAATGTAAGTCAGGCAGACCTCCTGAACATTGCTTATCAAAAACTACAAGACTCGCTAGATTACATTCTGTTGATCCCCAAACAAGAACAGGGTATGAGACGCTTTTGTTTTTTAGCCTTTGGCTTAGCGGTAATGACGCTGTCGAAGATTGCCAATCAAAAGCAATTTGATAACAAGGATGAGGTAAAGCTCTCAAGAAGCTCTGTTATGAGCTTCTATAGCTTCACACGGTGGGCTGTCAGAAGTGATTTACTGATGAAAAGTTTTTTCTATTTCACCAGCAGATCACTCGCTAAATAA
- a CDS encoding sodium:solute symporter family protein, translating to MLIWFVVIYWVISVGIGLWAALRVKNTADFAAAGHSLPLPIVTATVFATWFGSETVLGIPATFLKEGLGGVVSDPFGSSLCLILVGLFFARHLYNRRMLTIGDFFREKYGRTVEVLVTLCIVVSYLGWVAAQIKALGLVFNVVSDGSISQTGGMLIGAGSVLIYTLFGGMWSVAITDFIQMIIIVIGMLYIGGEMTMQTGGVGVVIEHAAAAGQFSNFWPDMNLASILGFVAALCTMMLGSIPQQDVFQRITSSKNVNIAVQAALLGGVLYFIFAFVPMYLAYSATLIDPDLVKTYLNTDPQMILPKLILNHAPLIAQVMFFGALLSAIKSCASATLLAPSVTFAENIVRGFFKHLSDHDLLKVMRITVLCFAVVVTFFAVNSELSIFKMVESAYKVTLVAAFVPLAFGVYWSRANSLGGLLAVVGGLSIWISCEILAPNAILPPQLAGLLASIAGMILGSLVPKDSLKGI from the coding sequence GTGCTCATTTGGTTCGTCGTTATTTACTGGGTTATCTCAGTTGGCATTGGCTTGTGGGCTGCCCTTAGAGTCAAAAATACTGCTGACTTTGCTGCAGCTGGGCACAGCCTTCCTTTGCCGATTGTCACTGCCACTGTTTTTGCCACTTGGTTTGGCTCTGAAACTGTTCTTGGAATTCCAGCTACTTTTCTAAAAGAGGGACTAGGGGGCGTAGTCTCCGATCCATTTGGATCTTCCTTATGCTTGATTTTAGTTGGCCTCTTTTTTGCCCGTCATTTATACAACCGCCGCATGCTCACTATTGGCGACTTTTTCCGTGAGAAGTATGGCCGCACTGTAGAAGTTTTAGTAACGCTCTGTATTGTGGTTTCTTATCTGGGTTGGGTGGCTGCACAAATTAAAGCACTTGGGCTCGTATTTAACGTGGTGTCAGACGGTAGTATTTCTCAAACAGGCGGCATGTTGATTGGTGCAGGTAGCGTATTGATTTACACCCTCTTCGGTGGGATGTGGTCAGTTGCTATTACTGACTTTATTCAAATGATCATTATTGTGATTGGCATGCTTTACATCGGCGGCGAGATGACCATGCAGACTGGCGGCGTCGGCGTAGTGATTGAGCATGCGGCGGCTGCTGGTCAATTTAGTAACTTCTGGCCGGATATGAATTTAGCTTCGATCTTGGGCTTTGTAGCTGCTTTGTGCACCATGATGTTGGGATCTATTCCTCAGCAAGACGTCTTCCAGCGGATTACTTCATCCAAAAACGTCAATATTGCAGTGCAAGCAGCCTTACTCGGTGGCGTACTCTATTTTATTTTTGCTTTTGTACCAATGTACTTGGCCTATTCAGCAACCTTGATTGATCCGGATTTGGTGAAGACGTATCTCAACACAGATCCTCAAATGATCTTACCTAAACTGATTCTTAATCACGCTCCACTGATTGCGCAGGTGATGTTCTTTGGCGCGCTTCTATCGGCTATCAAAAGTTGTGCCAGTGCCACCTTATTAGCGCCATCAGTTACTTTCGCCGAAAACATTGTGCGGGGATTTTTTAAGCATTTGTCCGATCATGATTTGCTAAAAGTCATGCGAATTACAGTCTTATGTTTTGCAGTGGTAGTAACTTTCTTTGCTGTGAACTCCGAGCTTTCTATTTTTAAAATGGTGGAGAGTGCCTACAAAGTAACCTTAGTTGCCGCTTTTGTACCCTTAGCGTTTGGGGTGTATTGGTCGCGAGCCAACTCCTTAGGTGGATTGCTAGCAGTGGTGGGGGGATTAAGTATTTGGATTAGCTGTGAAATTTTGGCTCCAAATGCTATTTTGCCGCCCCAATTAGCCGGTTTATTAGCAAGTATTGCCGGAATGATTTTGGGTAGTTTGGTGCCAAAAGATTCATTAAAGGGCATTTGA
- a CDS encoding methylated-DNA--[protein]-cysteine S-methyltransferase produces MARSFPLKLAEGASYCVVEAPFGCLGILTELVEGSLMISRIDYLPANTALISPQNQLAKEVVRQCKAYFKTPHWQFDLPTKPAGTVHQRKVWANIQEMPAGKTKTYGELAKEIKSGARAVGTACGANPYPIITPCHRVVSAQGIGGFMKENSPGLYRQIKLWLLKHEGAL; encoded by the coding sequence ATGGCTAGATCATTCCCTTTAAAGCTCGCTGAAGGCGCTAGCTATTGCGTCGTGGAGGCACCTTTTGGGTGTCTTGGAATTTTGACGGAATTGGTTGAGGGCAGTTTGATGATTTCTAGGATTGATTATTTGCCCGCCAATACGGCTTTGATCTCTCCGCAGAACCAATTAGCCAAGGAGGTTGTGCGGCAGTGTAAGGCCTACTTTAAGACCCCTCATTGGCAATTCGATTTACCCACTAAACCAGCCGGGACTGTCCATCAGAGAAAAGTTTGGGCCAACATTCAAGAGATGCCTGCAGGTAAGACGAAAACTTATGGTGAGTTAGCTAAGGAAATTAAAAGTGGGGCAAGAGCGGTAGGTACGGCATGCGGCGCGAATCCTTACCCCATAATTACACCGTGTCATAGAGTGGTGTCAGCCCAGGGAATTGGTGGCTTTATGAAAGAAAACTCCCCTGGTCTTTATCGCCAAATTAAGCTTTGGCTTCTTAAGCACGAAGGTGCTTTATAG
- the rplU gene encoding 50S ribosomal protein L21 — translation MYAVIKTGGKQYKVAAGEKLKIEQIPAEIGSEITLDQVLAVGEGASLKLGDPLVNGAAVMATVVSQGRHDKVTIFKMRRRKHYQKHQGHRQNFTEILINTIKA, via the coding sequence ATGTACGCGGTCATAAAAACCGGTGGCAAACAGTATAAAGTTGCTGCAGGCGAAAAATTGAAAATAGAACAGATACCAGCGGAAATCGGCAGCGAAATCACTCTTGACCAAGTCCTCGCCGTTGGCGAAGGCGCTTCACTGAAATTAGGTGATCCATTGGTTAATGGTGCAGCTGTGATGGCCACTGTCGTCTCCCAGGGACGTCACGATAAAGTGACAATCTTTAAGATGCGCCGTCGCAAGCATTATCAAAAGCACCAAGGCCATCGTCAGAATTTCACTGAAATTTTGATCAACACGATTAAAGCCTAA
- a CDS encoding polyprenyl synthetase family protein produces MPSTVKINDLSQILAPISLDFKALDEVIRQRLASKVALIDQISGYIIQAGGKRVRPALLMLVAKALANGKKIPHTLEMSAVVEFIHTATLLHDDVVDESTLRRGRETANAAFGNAASVLVGDFLYSRAFQMMVGPNDLRVMQILSDATNTIAEGEVLQLLNMNDPEVDEASYLQVIRYKTAKLFEASTELGAILANASDAHREQAAAFGRHIGTAFQLMDDLLDYTANAAQMGKNAGDDLREGKPTLPLIYLLENGSNEERLLVRAAIEQNQDLPDDVFAQILAAVQNSGALDYTQAAAKREADLALDCLKEFPENEASAALKALCAYSLTRQT; encoded by the coding sequence ATGCCGAGCACTGTCAAAATCAATGACTTAAGCCAAATTCTGGCCCCAATTTCCTTAGATTTCAAGGCTTTAGACGAGGTTATCCGTCAGCGTTTGGCCTCAAAAGTTGCCTTAATCGACCAAATCTCGGGCTACATCATCCAGGCTGGGGGCAAACGGGTAAGACCTGCCCTGTTGATGCTGGTAGCCAAAGCCTTGGCTAATGGCAAGAAGATACCCCACACCCTAGAAATGTCCGCTGTCGTCGAATTTATTCACACGGCTACCCTGCTTCATGATGACGTCGTCGATGAATCTACCCTCAGAAGAGGTCGCGAGACCGCAAACGCTGCTTTTGGTAATGCGGCTAGCGTTTTAGTGGGTGACTTCCTATATTCCAGAGCTTTCCAAATGATGGTGGGTCCAAATGATCTGAGGGTTATGCAAATTTTGTCCGACGCAACTAATACGATTGCCGAAGGCGAAGTCTTACAACTTCTGAATATGAACGATCCAGAGGTAGATGAAGCTAGCTACCTACAAGTCATCCGTTATAAAACCGCTAAATTATTTGAGGCGTCTACAGAACTTGGCGCCATTCTGGCAAATGCTAGCGATGCACATCGAGAACAAGCCGCTGCATTCGGCCGTCATATCGGCACCGCTTTTCAGCTCATGGACGATTTACTCGACTACACAGCCAATGCTGCGCAGATGGGGAAAAATGCAGGTGATGATTTGCGCGAAGGAAAACCGACACTGCCACTGATTTACTTGCTCGAAAATGGCAGCAATGAGGAACGTCTTCTTGTTCGTGCAGCGATTGAACAAAACCAAGATTTACCAGATGATGTATTTGCACAAATTCTGGCTGCCGTACAAAACTCTGGTGCCTTAGACTACACGCAAGCAGCCGCAAAACGTGAAGCAGATTTGGCTTTAGACTGCCTGAAAGAGTTTCCAGAGAATGAAGCAAGTGCGGCACTAAAAGCACTATGTGCCTACTCTCTTACAAGACAAACTTAA
- a CDS encoding fumarylacetoacetate hydrolase family protein: MAQWLRFQHQGKSGLGQVQGKQIAVYEGDLFKGPKATGETLQLADVTIDIPCTPSKMVAMVDNFHALVTKLEHAVPAEPLYFLKGNNSFLAANQVIRTPKSYSGKVVYEGELGIVIGKRCHEVDETEAGKAIFGYTCINDVTAIEILNRDPGYAQWTRAKSFNTFGVFGPYITTDVDPSKLTIKTILNDQERQNYPIADMIFSPAKLVSLISQDVPLEAGDIIACGTSVGVGSMKPGSNVSIIIDGVGRLDNRFE; this comes from the coding sequence ATGGCTCAGTGGCTTAGATTTCAGCATCAAGGAAAAAGTGGTTTAGGGCAAGTGCAGGGGAAGCAAATCGCCGTATATGAGGGGGATTTATTCAAAGGACCGAAGGCTACCGGCGAAACTCTCCAACTAGCCGACGTCACTATCGACATCCCTTGCACCCCCTCAAAAATGGTTGCCATGGTGGATAACTTTCATGCATTGGTAACCAAGCTTGAGCATGCTGTGCCAGCAGAGCCTTTGTACTTCCTCAAGGGAAATAATTCTTTCTTGGCAGCAAACCAAGTCATTCGGACGCCAAAGTCTTACTCTGGAAAAGTAGTTTATGAAGGGGAGCTTGGCATAGTCATTGGAAAGCGTTGTCATGAAGTCGATGAGACTGAAGCAGGCAAAGCGATCTTTGGCTACACCTGCATCAACGATGTCACCGCTATTGAGATCCTGAATCGTGATCCCGGATACGCACAGTGGACCCGCGCAAAGAGCTTTAATACCTTTGGTGTATTTGGCCCTTACATTACTACCGATGTAGACCCAAGCAAGCTCACGATTAAGACGATCCTGAATGATCAAGAACGTCAAAATTACCCGATTGCAGATATGATTTTCTCGCCCGCAAAACTAGTGAGCTTAATTTCTCAAGATGTTCCACTTGAAGCTGGTGACATTATTGCTTGCGGTACCTCAGTTGGCGTTGGCTCGATGAAGCCTGGCAGCAACGTGAGCATCATCATTGATGGTGTAGGCCGTCTTGATAATCGCTTCGAATAA
- a CDS encoding HlyC/CorC family transporter yields MDNFFDDWPFYGQVALVLFLLALSGFFSMAETSMLSSNRHRLRAMANGGNAGAALAERLLKRIDSLLSVLLISNNLINTVLPILVTGIALHIFGDSGLVLSIATLVVALLIIIFSEITPKVIGAAFPEKIASSVGWFILPLTFVLKPLLWFINSFVSGLMRVSGLQSSSDSRAMSKEELRSLVLESNRFVSNHHRNILLNLFNLENITVDDVMTPRAKIEVLDLSRPIDEVIQQLETCYHNKLPVCDGDSERIVGILSVKKALSLLGDTDLKHEDFRSLLNEPYFIPSGTPVLQQMQFFQDNQQRLSLVVNEYGEVLGLVTFEDIVEELIGEFTTSFSNLSTDPRWLSDGTYLATGSASLRDLNRLLNLNLPLDGPRTLNGLILEKLEAIPDHDVSIRIAGIVMEIVQFDEHGVKTVKLYRPNSNLTPAQD; encoded by the coding sequence ATGGACAACTTTTTTGACGATTGGCCCTTTTATGGTCAAGTTGCTCTAGTCCTATTTTTACTTGCACTCTCTGGTTTTTTCTCTATGGCAGAAACCAGCATGCTATCCTCCAATCGCCATCGCCTGCGCGCCATGGCCAATGGTGGCAATGCAGGTGCAGCGCTCGCCGAAAGACTCTTAAAGCGCATTGATTCCCTGCTATCAGTACTACTGATTTCCAATAATCTGATTAATACCGTTTTACCCATTCTAGTAACGGGCATTGCCCTGCATATTTTTGGTGACAGTGGCCTCGTTCTCTCGATTGCGACTTTAGTAGTTGCCTTGCTCATCATCATCTTTAGTGAAATTACTCCCAAAGTGATTGGTGCTGCATTCCCCGAAAAGATCGCCTCCAGTGTCGGCTGGTTTATTTTGCCGCTTACTTTTGTTCTTAAACCTTTGCTTTGGTTTATTAATAGCTTTGTCTCCGGCCTGATGAGGGTTTCTGGATTGCAATCCTCTTCGGATAGTAGGGCGATGAGCAAAGAAGAGTTACGCAGTCTTGTGTTGGAATCAAATCGCTTTGTTTCCAATCATCACCGCAATATTTTGCTGAATCTGTTTAACCTCGAAAACATTACTGTTGATGATGTGATGACACCGAGAGCCAAGATTGAAGTTTTGGATCTTTCAAGACCGATTGATGAAGTCATTCAGCAGCTAGAAACCTGCTATCACAATAAATTACCAGTCTGCGATGGAGATTCTGAACGTATTGTTGGCATCCTCTCTGTCAAAAAGGCATTGTCCTTATTGGGTGATACCGATCTAAAACATGAAGACTTTAGATCCCTATTGAATGAGCCCTACTTTATCCCCAGCGGTACGCCTGTCTTACAGCAAATGCAATTTTTCCAAGATAACCAACAGCGTTTAAGCCTGGTAGTAAATGAGTATGGCGAGGTTCTAGGTTTGGTGACATTTGAAGATATTGTGGAAGAACTCATTGGTGAGTTCACCACCTCTTTTTCTAATCTTTCAACCGATCCCCGTTGGCTTTCTGATGGCACCTACCTGGCAACTGGAAGTGCTTCTCTCAGGGACCTTAATCGACTCCTAAATCTGAATCTTCCCCTGGATGGGCCGCGCACATTGAATGGGCTCATTCTCGAAAAACTTGAGGCCATTCCAGATCATGATGTCAGTATTCGTATTGCTGGAATCGTTATGGAAATCGTGCAGTTTGATGAGCATGGTGTCAAAACAGTGAAGCTTTATCGTCCCAACAGCAATCTAACTCCAGCGCAAGATTGA
- a CDS encoding 2-dehydropantoate 2-reductase — MKICVIGGGGAIGGYLAVMLARAGNDVTVVARGATLAAIKERGLALIMDDQPEPLVAQVKAVEKIRDAETPDVVILAVKAHQVEPIIDDLAAIMGPETILIPMQNGIPWWYFQKLGGEYQDHSVETVDVGGVAKSSINPNNIIGCVVYPATFTQAPGVIRHVEGNRFPLGELDGKTTDRIQKMSEMMGAAGFKSPILEDIRSEIWLKLWGNMTFNPISSLTHGTLEGICQYPLTKELARNMMAEAQTIAEKLGVTFRVDIERRIAGAEKVGKHKTSMLQDLEAGRSLEIDALLGSVIELGKITQTPTPCLNTVFALTKYLDENVQASKGSLALPSVSGY, encoded by the coding sequence ATGAAAATCTGTGTGATCGGTGGGGGTGGCGCTATTGGCGGCTACTTAGCTGTCATGTTGGCGCGAGCAGGTAATGATGTAACGGTTGTTGCACGTGGTGCCACTTTGGCTGCAATCAAAGAGCGTGGCCTCGCCTTGATTATGGACGACCAACCAGAACCTTTGGTTGCTCAAGTGAAAGCTGTAGAAAAAATTCGCGATGCGGAAACTCCAGATGTTGTCATTCTGGCAGTGAAGGCCCATCAAGTTGAGCCGATCATCGATGATTTGGCTGCCATCATGGGTCCTGAAACAATTTTGATCCCAATGCAAAACGGAATCCCTTGGTGGTATTTCCAGAAGTTGGGTGGCGAGTATCAAGATCACTCAGTTGAAACAGTGGATGTTGGTGGTGTAGCTAAGAGCTCCATTAATCCAAACAACATCATTGGTTGTGTGGTGTATCCAGCAACGTTTACTCAAGCTCCTGGCGTCATCCGTCACGTTGAAGGTAATCGTTTCCCATTGGGTGAATTGGATGGTAAAACTACCGATCGTATTCAAAAGATGTCTGAGATGATGGGTGCAGCTGGATTCAAATCTCCTATTTTGGAAGACATCCGTTCTGAGATCTGGCTCAAGCTTTGGGGCAACATGACTTTCAACCCAATCAGCTCGCTGACACATGGTACCTTGGAGGGCATCTGCCAATATCCATTGACCAAAGAGTTAGCGCGCAACATGATGGCTGAAGCTCAAACTATCGCAGAGAAGTTGGGCGTGACCTTCCGCGTTGACATTGAGCGTCGTATCGCTGGCGCAGAAAAAGTCGGTAAACATAAAACTTCTATGTTGCAAGACTTAGAGGCTGGTCGCAGCTTAGAGATTGACGCTTTGTTGGGCTCAGTAATCGAGCTTGGTAAGATTACTCAAACTCCAACACCTTGCTTAAACACCGTATTTGCTTTGACTAAATATTTGGATGAAAATGTCCAAGCCTCCAAAGGCAGCCTTGCATTGCCTTCTGTATCCGGTTATTAA
- a CDS encoding type II secretion system F family protein, with protein MALSKQDQLHFAEQLVTLLEAGLPLLNAIELIYSSAPKAWLSWVKSIYTQLKKGESFSQCLRAQKNAFSMEFINLIRVSERTGDFNLALKTICQQLEAQIELRRKIQQAMSYPIVTLTSSCLLIIVMMIWVVPVFKDVFAHFQAELPTPTKALIEASSWFEKFYIAIVVCLTSFAGLFGLAWIKLPNLQKRCDRISFCIPIIGQLLRLATLTYWCRTFGHLLKSGLPLPDALRVTAQSSNHWLSHDLSAEIFKQVTRGWPLGDAMVRADPKRLLFDLETLQLLRIASESGTLAEMLQKRASTLGAQLSNRLNTLSQSLEPLLIIFVGLIIGSLVIILYLPIFNLGQIV; from the coding sequence ATGGCATTAAGCAAGCAGGATCAACTTCATTTTGCTGAGCAACTCGTGACGCTATTGGAGGCGGGTCTACCCCTCTTAAACGCAATTGAACTCATTTATTCAAGCGCTCCCAAAGCCTGGCTTTCTTGGGTTAAGAGCATCTACACGCAACTCAAAAAGGGAGAAAGTTTTTCTCAATGCCTACGCGCCCAAAAAAATGCATTCTCAATGGAGTTTATCAACCTCATTCGTGTAAGTGAGAGAACTGGGGACTTCAATCTAGCTTTGAAAACGATTTGCCAGCAACTTGAGGCTCAAATTGAATTGCGTCGAAAAATTCAACAGGCAATGAGTTATCCCATCGTCACCCTTACGAGCTCTTGCCTGCTCATCATCGTCATGATGATTTGGGTTGTACCCGTTTTTAAGGATGTTTTTGCCCATTTTCAAGCGGAGCTGCCAACTCCCACCAAGGCATTAATTGAGGCATCCTCATGGTTTGAAAAATTTTATATTGCGATAGTAGTGTGTCTGACTAGCTTTGCAGGTCTCTTTGGTCTTGCGTGGATAAAACTTCCTAACCTACAAAAACGGTGTGATCGAATCAGCTTTTGCATCCCCATCATTGGCCAGCTACTGAGATTAGCAACCCTCACCTATTGGTGTCGGACATTTGGTCATTTACTGAAATCAGGCTTACCCCTGCCAGATGCACTTCGAGTCACTGCGCAATCTTCTAACCACTGGCTTAGCCATGACCTGAGTGCTGAAATCTTCAAGCAAGTAACCCGTGGCTGGCCTCTCGGAGATGCCATGGTGAGAGCAGATCCCAAACGTCTACTATTTGATTTGGAGACATTACAACTCTTGCGTATAGCGTCTGAAAGTGGCACCCTCGCTGAAATGCTACAAAAACGCGCATCAACATTAGGCGCCCAATTAAGCAATCGACTCAACACCTTAAGCCAAAGCTTGGAACCCCTATTAATTATTTTTGTTGGGCTCATTATTGGAAGTCTAGTCATAATCTTATATCTCCCGATCTTTAACCTAGGACAGATTGTTTAA
- the rpmA gene encoding 50S ribosomal protein L27, producing MAQKKGGGSTRNGRDSESKRLGVKVFGGEHINAGSIIIRQRGTRVHPGANVGIGKDHTLFALIDGQVEFGVKGALKKAQVSVLPRS from the coding sequence ATGGCACAGAAAAAAGGCGGCGGCTCAACACGAAATGGTCGCGACTCAGAATCGAAACGCTTAGGCGTTAAGGTATTTGGCGGCGAGCATATTAATGCTGGCAGCATCATCATTCGTCAACGTGGCACACGTGTACATCCAGGTGCTAACGTTGGTATTGGTAAGGATCACACTTTGTTCGCCTTAATTGACGGCCAAGTGGAATTCGGCGTTAAGGGTGCTTTGAAGAAGGCCCAAGTTTCAGTCTTGCCTCGTTCATAA
- a CDS encoding GspE/PulE family protein — protein MSIVADDSLIIRTWYEIAAHALDARASDIHIEAGTLATLIRIRVDGLLQIQSHYPIEFHDRLITRIKVLARLDIAEKRLPQDGRLCIGHDFSKPNIDCRVSILPTLHGEKAVIRILPSCVDDLNLEEIGLLSDQLEIFQQALVQSNGLILVTGPTGSGKTRTLYSCLRQLNQDHRNLCSIEDPVEIRLAGVNQVAYHPKAGLDFPTIIRALLRQDPDVIMIGEIRDTATAHLAIQAAQTGHLVLSTLHTRNASGAVPRLKNLGVDQESIESCLLSVSSQRLVRKTCLECLKQNEAFKTQCQACKGSGYFGRIGIHEVLSKNNLFNPSASHLSMRDAGLIQMHAGLINQAALDAEVGTWH, from the coding sequence TTGAGCATTGTTGCTGATGACTCACTAATCATTCGCACTTGGTATGAAATTGCTGCACATGCCCTGGATGCTAGAGCAAGTGATATTCATATAGAGGCAGGAACACTGGCTACCCTGATTCGTATTAGGGTAGATGGTTTACTGCAAATTCAGTCGCACTATCCCATTGAGTTTCATGACCGTCTCATTACACGCATCAAGGTTCTTGCCCGCCTAGATATTGCAGAAAAACGTCTTCCGCAAGATGGGCGCCTATGTATTGGTCATGACTTCTCCAAGCCCAATATTGATTGCCGTGTCTCGATTTTGCCAACGCTTCATGGAGAAAAGGCAGTTATACGAATTTTGCCAAGTTGCGTAGACGATCTAAATCTTGAAGAAATTGGACTTCTTTCAGACCAGCTAGAGATATTTCAGCAAGCGCTCGTCCAATCTAATGGACTCATCTTAGTTACAGGACCAACTGGTAGCGGCAAGACACGAACGCTCTATAGCTGCCTTCGTCAACTCAATCAAGATCATCGCAATCTTTGCTCTATAGAAGATCCTGTTGAAATTCGTCTTGCGGGAGTGAACCAGGTGGCCTACCACCCAAAGGCGGGTTTAGATTTTCCAACTATTATTCGCGCCCTATTGAGGCAAGATCCTGATGTCATCATGATTGGAGAAATACGGGATACCGCCACTGCCCATTTAGCTATTCAGGCAGCGCAGACTGGACATCTCGTACTGAGCACATTACATACTCGCAATGCCTCTGGCGCAGTTCCCAGACTCAAAAATCTTGGGGTTGATCAGGAGTCTATCGAGTCCTGTCTCTTAAGCGTAAGTTCACAGCGTTTAGTACGTAAGACTTGTTTGGAATGTCTCAAGCAAAATGAAGCATTCAAGACTCAATGCCAAGCCTGTAAAGGTAGCGGTTACTTTGGGCGTATTGGTATTCATGAAGTATTGAGTAAGAATAATTTATTTAACCCATCTGCTTCGCACCTCAGTATGCGAGACGCTGGGCTCATTCAAATGCATGCAGGCCTCATTAATCAAGCAGCCTTGGATGCAGAAGTGGGTACATGGCATTAA